From one Polynucleobacter sp. UK-FUSCHL-C3 genomic stretch:
- a CDS encoding cell division protein ZipA C-terminal FtsZ-binding domain-containing protein yields the protein MPLEKFASQWGLSELQLALGFIGLLFLVWVIVYNIRNAKSRKGDEDLRIEPSSEPAEPIVEEPIVVSPNLYQTPLVQAIDPRIDCVIALRFPEPISGIEILEALREWSDLQIPWMADGLVPTNSGEGVWGVLDANRLYAEIQLAVQLASRRGPIGVLELSDFCSRVQALAETLDAQIDMPAVGTMLDSSKELDALAAQSDVLLGINIVFDQQAWSWPHLDSVLTQRGFKRSNDGTSLEYPIQGKTVFRTAQLDHHSPISQITLLLEVPVVSAVLQPFDRMLNEAADIAEALQGRLVDDNGVNLTEGSVNVIRKQLDVLYAQLEKSGIAAGSATAIRLFS from the coding sequence ATGCCGCTTGAGAAATTTGCTTCCCAATGGGGCTTGTCAGAGCTGCAACTAGCTCTTGGTTTTATTGGCCTACTTTTTTTGGTATGGGTAATTGTTTATAACATTCGTAATGCCAAGAGTCGAAAAGGTGACGAAGATTTACGAATAGAACCATCCTCTGAGCCTGCAGAACCCATTGTTGAAGAGCCAATTGTTGTTTCTCCTAATCTCTACCAAACTCCATTGGTGCAAGCAATCGACCCACGCATTGATTGTGTGATTGCCCTGCGTTTTCCAGAGCCCATTTCAGGGATCGAGATCTTAGAAGCTCTTAGGGAGTGGTCTGACCTACAAATACCTTGGATGGCTGATGGCCTAGTCCCCACAAATTCTGGTGAGGGTGTTTGGGGAGTCCTAGATGCCAATCGCTTATATGCGGAGATTCAATTAGCAGTGCAGTTAGCCAGTCGTCGAGGCCCTATTGGGGTCCTTGAGTTATCCGATTTTTGCTCTCGGGTGCAAGCCCTCGCAGAGACTTTGGATGCTCAGATCGATATGCCAGCAGTAGGTACGATGCTCGATAGCTCCAAGGAGTTGGATGCACTTGCTGCACAAAGTGATGTTCTCTTAGGCATCAATATCGTGTTTGATCAGCAAGCATGGTCTTGGCCTCATTTGGATTCGGTACTCACCCAACGGGGCTTTAAACGAAGTAATGATGGCACATCACTTGAATATCCCATTCAAGGTAAGACAGTATTTCGTACGGCACAATTGGATCATCACTCACCCATTAGCCAGATCACTCTTTTGCTCGAGGTCCCGGTCGTTTCTGCCGTATTACAACCATTCGATCGAATGCTGAATGAAGCGGCTGATATTGCAGAAGCGTTGCAAGGGCGTCTAGTGGACGATAACGGCGTTAATCTCACCGAAGGCTCTGTGAATGTGATTCGGAAGCAGCTTGATGTCCTGTATGCCCAGTTAGAAAAATCTGGCATTGCTGCTGGATCAGCTACTGCCATTCGATTATTTAGTTAG